The following proteins come from a genomic window of Triticum aestivum cultivar Chinese Spring chromosome 6A, IWGSC CS RefSeq v2.1, whole genome shotgun sequence:
- the LOC123131302 gene encoding dehydration-responsive element-binding protein 1H-like, whose protein sequence is MDMSLEHSSSPSSSSTTTTEHGGTAWPWPPKRPAGRTKFRETRHPVFRGVRRRGSAGRWVCEVRVPGERGTRLWLGSYFTAEAAARAHDAAMLMLRGRSAACLNFRDSAWLLSVPPAFSNLSDVRRAAVQAVADFLRRPEATGAAAAVEEVASSVDIPSAAACSVPSSETAQTSGDANFEEPGALSMDMFDLDCLFGETDSDTYYYANLAQGLLMEPPPTMATGQYWDNGDCADGGAGADVALWSY, encoded by the coding sequence ATGGACATGAGCCTCGAGCACTCGagctctccctcctcctcgtccACGACCACGACCGAGCACGGGGGGACGGCGTGGCCGTGGCCGCCGAAGCGCCCCGCGGGCCGCACCAAGTTCCGGGAGACGCGGCACCCCGTGTTCCGCGGCGTGCGGCGCCGTGGCAGCGCCGGCCGGTGGGTCTGCGAGGTGCGCGTCCCCGGGGAGCGCGGCACGCGCCTCTGGCTCGGGTCGTACTTCACCGCCGAGGCGGCCGCGCGCGCGCACGATGCCGCAATGCTCATGCTGCGCGGCCGTTCCGCCGCGTGCCTCAACTTCCGGGACTCCGCGTGGCTGCTTTCGGTGCCGCCCGCCTTCTCCAACCTCTCTGATGTCCGGCGCGCGGCCGTCCAGGCCGTCGCGGACTTCCTGCGCCGTCCGGAGGCCACCGGTGCCGCTGCGGCGGTCGAGGAAGTCGCCTCCAGCGTGGACATCCCGTCGGCGGCGGCGTGCAGTGTCCCCTCGTCCGAGACGGCGCAGACCTCCGGTGATGCCAATTTTGAAGAGCCAGGCGCATTAAGCATGGATATGTTCGACCTCGACTGCCTGTTTGGGGAGACGGACTCGGACACGTACTACTACGCGAACCTTGCGCAGGGCCTGCTCATGGAGCCACCGCCTACCATGGCCACCGGGCAGTACTGGGACAATGGGGACTGCGCCGACGGCGGAGCCGGAGCTGATGTCGCGCTCTGGAGTTACTAG
- the LOC123129792 gene encoding cinnamoyl-CoA reductase 1-like, whose protein sequence is MPSIANASDNGELKQRQPEQELVCVTGGGGFIGSWVVKELLLRGYRVRGTARDPADRKNAHLLALEGAEERLTFFRADVLDYDGLHAAFRGCDGVFHIASHVSNDPSDLVPVAVEATRNVIRAAADAGVHRVVFTSSYGAVHMDPNRGPDAVLDETCWSDYEYCKNTGNLYCCAKMMTEITATEEAAKRGLELAVVVPSMTMGPMLQQALNFSSSHVARYLTGAKPTYPNAIAAYTDVRDVARAHVLVYEHPDAHGRYLCIGAVLYRAHFLQLLGDLFLQYHITANCDDDGKPMANPYKFSNLRLRELGLEFTPLRQSLYETVTCLQKKGYLPLPIVPIAQKAHSCKL, encoded by the exons ATGCCGTCGATTGCCAACGCTAGCGACAATGGCGAGTTGAAGCAGAGGCAGCCGGAGCAGGAGCTGGTCTGCGTCACGGGGGGCGGAGGCTTCATCGGCTCCTGGGTCGTGAAGGAGCTCCTCCTCCGTGGCTACCGCGTCAGGGGAACCGCCCGAGATCCTG CTGACCGCAAGAACGCGCACCTGCTGGCTCTGGAGGGCGCCGAGGAGAGGCTTACCTTTTTCCGCGCCGACGTCCTCGACTACGACGGCCTTCACGCCGCCTTCCGTGGCTGCGACGGCGTCTTTCACATCGCCTCGCATGTCTCCAACGACCCGTCA GACCTCGTGCCGGTCGCCGTTGAGGCAACCAGAAACGTGATCAGAGCTGCAGCGGACGCTGGCGTGCACCGTGTGGTGTTCACTTCGTCCTACGGCGCCGTGCACATGGACCCCAACCGCGGCCCGGACGCCGTGCTCGACGAGACGTGCTGGAGCGACTACGAGTACTGCAAAAACACAGGG AACCTGTACTGCTGCGCCAAGATGATGACGGAGATAACGGCGacggaggaggcggccaagaggggccTAGAGCTGGCAGTGGTGGTGCCGTCTATGACCATGGGCCCCATGCTTCAGCAGGCGCTCAACTTCAGCAGCAGCCACGTCGCTCGCTACCTCACCGGCGCCAAACCCACCTACCCTAACGCCATCGCCGCCTACACCGACGTCCGTGACGTCGCCCGGGCCCATGTCCTTGTCTACGAGCACCCCGATGCACACGGCCGGTACCTCTGCATCGGCGCCGTGCTGTACCGTGCGCACTTCCTCCAGCTCCTCGGTGACCTCTTCCTGCAGTACCACATAACCGCCAA TTGCGACGATGACGGCAAGCCCATGGCGAATCCGTACAA attCTCAAACCTGAGGCTGAGGGAGCTGGGGTTGGAGTTCACTCCGCTGAGGCAAAGCTTGTACGAGACAGTGACATGTTTGCAGAAAAAGGGCTACCTGCCTCTTCCCATTGTTCCCATAGCACAAAAGGCGCATAGTTGTAAGTTGTAA